In the genome of Enterococcus hirae ATCC 9790, one region contains:
- the pyk gene encoding pyruvate kinase: MVSTLGPASNSVETISKLIESGANVFRFNFSHGDHEEQLSRMTMVREAVKKTGKDVGILLDTKGAEIRTTVQGTTEADFGRAGYIKFEVGDKTRISMDPEHVGSKEKIAVTYPGLFEDVHVGGHILFDDGLIDMEIIEKDEATRELVVEVKNAGMLGSRKGVNAPGVSISLPGITPKDADDIRFGLDNDIDFIAASFVRKAQDVLDIREILEEKDMTHVQIFPKIESQEGIDNIDEIIKVSDGVMIARGDMGVEIPAELVPMVQKRIIKKCNAAGIPVITATQMLESMQENPRPTRAEASDVANAVFDGTDATMLSGESANGDYPVEAVATMARIDQQAENALSELGTFQLNEFDKTDVTETIGLSVARAAKNLGVKTIVAATESGYTAKMISKYRPDADILAVTFDERTKRGLMLNWGVYPTVAEKPTTTDEMFELAAQKAVDLGFASEGDLILITAGVPVGERGTTNVMKIQMIGSKLLEAQGVGQKSVVANAVVASSAEEAIKKAKDGMVLVVPTTDKEYMPAIEKAAAVIVEEGGLTSHAAVVGIAQDIPVIVGAQDATSTITDGELVTVDSRRGIVYRGETTAI, encoded by the coding sequence ATCGTTAGTACATTAGGACCAGCAAGTAATTCAGTAGAAACTATTTCTAAATTGATTGAATCTGGGGCAAATGTCTTCCGCTTTAACTTTTCACATGGTGATCATGAAGAACAATTATCACGTATGACAATGGTCCGTGAAGCAGTTAAAAAAACAGGTAAAGATGTAGGTATCCTTTTAGATACAAAAGGTGCTGAAATTCGTACAACTGTTCAAGGCACAACTGAAGCTGATTTTGGTCGTGCAGGATACATCAAATTTGAAGTAGGAGATAAAACTCGTATCTCAATGGATCCTGAACATGTAGGTTCAAAAGAAAAAATCGCTGTTACTTACCCTGGACTATTTGAAGACGTTCATGTAGGTGGACACATTTTATTCGATGATGGCTTGATCGATATGGAAATCATTGAAAAAGACGAAGCAACTCGTGAATTAGTTGTAGAAGTGAAGAATGCTGGAATGCTAGGATCTCGTAAAGGGGTTAATGCACCAGGCGTTTCAATTAGCTTACCAGGGATTACTCCTAAAGATGCAGATGATATTCGTTTTGGTCTAGATAACGATATCGACTTTATCGCTGCAAGTTTTGTACGTAAAGCGCAAGACGTTTTAGATATTCGTGAAATTTTAGAAGAAAAAGATATGACACACGTTCAAATCTTCCCTAAAATTGAATCACAAGAAGGAATCGACAACATCGACGAAATCATCAAAGTTTCTGATGGTGTAATGATCGCTCGTGGTGACATGGGTGTTGAAATTCCTGCCGAATTAGTTCCAATGGTTCAAAAACGTATTATCAAAAAATGTAATGCAGCTGGTATCCCAGTAATCACAGCAACACAAATGTTGGAATCAATGCAAGAAAACCCACGTCCAACACGTGCAGAAGCTTCTGACGTTGCCAATGCCGTATTTGACGGAACTGATGCAACAATGTTATCAGGAGAATCAGCAAACGGTGACTACCCTGTAGAAGCTGTTGCAACAATGGCTCGTATTGACCAACAAGCTGAAAATGCATTATCAGAATTAGGTACTTTCCAATTAAACGAATTTGATAAAACTGATGTGACTGAAACAATCGGTCTATCTGTAGCACGCGCTGCTAAAAACTTAGGCGTTAAAACAATCGTAGCTGCAACTGAATCTGGTTATACAGCTAAAATGATCTCAAAATACCGTCCAGATGCTGACATCTTGGCTGTTACTTTTGACGAACGTACAAAACGTGGTTTGATGCTTAACTGGGGTGTTTACCCAACAGTTGCTGAAAAACCAACAACAACTGACGAAATGTTTGAATTAGCTGCTCAAAAAGCAGTTGACTTAGGCTTTGCTTCAGAAGGCGATTTGATCTTGATCACTGCTGGTGTACCAGTTGGTGAACGTGGAACAACTAACGTAATGAAAATTCAAATGATTGGTTCAAAATTATTAGAAGCTCAAGGCGTTGGTCAAAAATCAGTCGTTGCAAATGCAGTTGTTGCTTCATCAGCTGAAGAAGCAATCAAAAAAGCAAAAGACGGCATGGTTTTAGTTGTTCCAACAACTGATAAAGAATACATGCCTGCAATTGAAAAAGCAGCAGCAGTTATCGTTGAAGAAGGCGGATTGACTTCACACGCAGCAGTTGTAGGAATTGCACAAGACATTCCTGTAATCGTTGGTGCACAAGATGCAACTTCAACAATCACTGATGGCGAGTTAGTAACTGTAGACTCACGTCGTGGTATTGTATACCGTGGCGAAACAACAGCAATCTAA
- the pfkA gene encoding 6-phosphofructokinase, whose protein sequence is MKRIGILTSGGDAPGMNAAIRAVVRKGIYEGLEVYGINYGFAGLVAGDIRRLDVADVGDKIQRGGTFLYSARYPEFATEEGQLKGIEQLKKFGIEGLVVIGGDGSYHGAMALTRRGFPAVGVPGTIDNDIPGTDFTIGFDTAINTVLESIDRIRDTATSHVRTFVIEVMGRNAGDIALWSGVAGGADEIIIPEHDFDMASVAKKIQEGRDRGKKHCLIILAEGVMGGNEFAEKLSEYGDYHTRVSILGHVVRGGSPSARDRVLASKFGAYAVDLLRAGKGGLCVGIRDNEMVAADIIETLESNKHKPDLSLYDLNNSLSF, encoded by the coding sequence ATGAAACGCATTGGAATTTTGACCAGTGGCGGAGACGCACCTGGAATGAATGCTGCTATTCGTGCTGTTGTTCGTAAAGGGATTTATGAAGGGCTCGAAGTATATGGAATCAACTATGGATTTGCTGGATTAGTTGCAGGAGATATTCGTCGTCTAGATGTTGCAGATGTGGGTGATAAAATCCAACGTGGTGGGACATTCTTGTACTCTGCACGTTACCCTGAATTTGCGACTGAAGAAGGTCAATTAAAAGGGATCGAACAATTGAAAAAATTCGGTATCGAAGGTTTAGTTGTTATCGGTGGAGATGGCTCTTACCATGGAGCAATGGCATTGACAAGACGTGGATTTCCAGCTGTTGGTGTTCCAGGAACGATTGACAACGATATTCCAGGAACTGATTTCACAATCGGTTTTGATACAGCAATCAACACAGTTTTAGAATCAATCGACCGTATTCGTGATACAGCAACTTCACACGTTCGTACGTTTGTTATTGAAGTAATGGGACGTAACGCTGGCGATATCGCATTATGGTCAGGTGTTGCCGGTGGCGCAGATGAAATTATCATTCCTGAACATGATTTTGATATGGCATCTGTGGCTAAAAAAATCCAAGAAGGCCGCGATCGTGGTAAAAAACATTGCTTGATCATCTTAGCAGAAGGCGTAATGGGCGGAAATGAATTTGCCGAAAAACTTTCTGAATATGGTGATTACCATACACGTGTATCCATCTTAGGACACGTAGTACGTGGTGGCTCACCTAGCGCACGTGACCGTGTGTTAGCAAGCAAATTTGGTGCTTATGCTGTTGACTTGCTTCGTGCAGGTAAAGGTGGACTATGTGTGGGTATCCGCGACAATGAAATGGTCGCTGCAGATATCATCGAAACACTAGAAAGCAACAAACACAAACCAGACTTATCACTTTATGACTTAAATAACTCACTTTCATTCTAA